A segment of the Mycobacterium intracellulare ATCC 13950 genome:
ACGGTTTGAGTGCGATACCGGCGGTGGGCGCGGGATTCGCGACCGTCCAGGTCTGCGGGACGGACAGCTTGCCCACCAGTGCCGCCCGGCCCAGGCCACCCAGCACGGGACCGCGGACGCCCGCGACTTGCGGCACCGCGGGCGCGGGGATGTCCGGCACGATGGGCACCCCGCCCTCGGCGGCCTTGGCGGCCTGGATATCGGAAAGGTCTAGCCCGTAACCCAATTGCCCCCATCCCAGCAGTGTGCGGGCCCCGGCCAGAAACGTCTGTCCCGGTGTGGTGATGAGTGTGTTGAAGTCGTCGACCGAACCGATAAGGGACAGACCGGATCCGGCCGCCGGCGCCTCGCCAAGGCCGGCCGAGGAAGCGTTCGTGACCACGCCCGACGCCAGCGCCGCGCGGGCCTGACCCGCGGCCGTGCCCACGGCTTCGTTGACCGCGGCGGCCTGGGCCGATTGGTCGTGCGCATTCGTGGTGCGGGGCGGCTCGGTGAACGGCGTGAAAACGGTGGCTGCCGACGACGTTGCGGCGTAGCCGTACATGGCGGTGGCATCCTGCGCCCACATCTCGGCGTAGGCGGTCTCGGTGGCCGCGATCGCCGCGGCGTTCTGTCCGAAGAAGTTGGTCGCGATCAGGGTGAGGAGCGCAAATCGGTTGGCGGCCACCA
Coding sequences within it:
- a CDS encoding PPE family protein, with translation MLDFGALPPEINSARMYAGPGSAPMSAAASAWDALAAQLESHAAGYSATLSELRGRAWSGDAATAMAAAVEPYVAWASTTAAQAGQTAAQARAAAAAYEAAFAATVPPHVVAANRFALLTLIATNFFGQNAAAIAATETAYAEMWAQDATAMYGYAATSSAATVFTPFTEPPRTTNAHDQSAQAAAVNEAVGTAAGQARAALASGVVTNASSAGLGEAPAAGSGLSLIGSVDDFNTLITTPGQTFLAGARTLLGWGQLGYGLDLSDIQAAKAAEGGVPIVPDIPAPAVPQVAGVRGPVLGGLGRAALVGKLSVPQTWTVANPAPTAGIALKPLPDTMFRAASASAADPSNVPGPLPATRTAGQAGVPVLRNGRRIFKMPRPAYGG